Proteins from one Corticium candelabrum chromosome 4, ooCorCand1.1, whole genome shotgun sequence genomic window:
- the LOC134178989 gene encoding uncharacterized protein LOC134178989 yields the protein MPHLIQQLYAKMKQISSEMGFALDNQALGFDFLGQAARYVECVLLQNENLERRVYRQLLLEYGQRGCSSSTRRSALVNNVSSIGAEGAKTQVLQAVKDLEAAGVTTRTTSDGKSDCRGCTADEYEVEIRLPDW from the coding sequence ATGCCTCATCTGATACAGCAATTGTACGCGAAAATGAAGCAAATAAGTAGCGAAATGGGCTTCGCTCTTGACAATCAGGCTCTCGGCTTCGACTTCCTCGGTCAAGCGGCCAGATATGTGGAGTGTGTGTTGCTGCAGAATGAGAATCTAGAGCGACGGGTGTATAGACAGCTGTTGTTAGAGTACGGTCAACGTGGATGTAGTAGCAGCACGAGGAGAAGTGCTCTGGTCAACAATGTTTCGAGTATTGGAGCTGAAGGTGCAAAGACGCAGGTTCTTCAGGCTGTAAAGGATCTTGAAGCAGCTGGTGTGACAACTAGGACGACAAGTGATGGTAAGAGTGATTGTAGAGGTTGCACAGCAGATGAGTATGAAGTTGAGATACGATTGCCGGATTGGTAA